CCTGCAAGCGCTTCAGTCCGGCGCGGTGGAAATCGGCATTGAGTCCATCGTGGCGACGGTCTCGTCGCTCAACGAGGGGAGCCTGCGCTTTCACCTCGCCAGAGGCTTCACCGAGCAAGGTCGGCTCGCCGGAATCGGTTCGAGGAACGGGCGGCGCTTCGATGTCGTCTATCTCCAGAAGATACTGTGAGTTATCCGCGGCTATTACTTCGGCAATAAAACGCAACCACTGCTGTTGTAAGAAATTGGGCTAAAGCCCTTATTTATTATGCGTTATTTGCATACCCCGGACTGAAGTCCGGGGCAATTATTGAGAGTATAATGGCAGAAGCAATAACAGGTAAATAAACGTATCACGTGATCGATCTTCAGACGCTGCTTGTGTTCTTTCCGGCGGCCCTCTTGCTGGCGCTTTCGCCGGGGCCGGACAACCTCTTCGTACTTGCGCAGTCCGCGCAGCATGGCCGCTCCGCCGGAGTTGCCGTGACCCTCGGCCTCTGTACCGGCCTTATCGGCCACACGCTCGCCGTGGCGCTCGGTCTTGCCGCCATTGTCAAGGCTTCGGCACTCGCGTTCACGTTGCTGAAGATCGCCGGAGCACTCTATCTGCTCTGGCTCGCCTGGCAGGCGTGGTGGGCAGGCGCGGAGGCCGGCGAGTCGAACGCGCCATCTCTCGGCGGTTTCGAACTTTACCGGCGAGGAATCGTCATGAACCTTACCAATCCGAAGGTCACGCTCTTTTTTCTCGCCTTTCTTCCGCAGTTCGCCGATCCCCGACGCGGCTCGATGACCACGCAATTCCTCGAACTTGGCGCGCTCTTCATTCTGGCCACGCTGATCGTTTTTGGCGGTCTGAGCATGGTTGCCGGAGGGCTTGGCGAGCGATTCCGGCGTTCACCCGCTGCGCTCAGGTTCGTCAACCGCGCTGCCGCCGCAGTGTTCGTGGCGCTGGCCGTGAAACTGGCCATCGCGGAACGCTGAATCTGTTCCCTGCACGTTTGCCCTGCACGCGATGATCACTCACGGTTACCCCAGAGCTGGCGTGAAGTCAGCAGCAAGCAGCCCTGTACCTTTTTCCCGACCGGACAGAACAAAGCTGAGCGGAGCCTTCATATTCTCCTGACTGGCTCCTTTATCCGATTGTATGGCCGCGACTTGACGGAATGGAATTTTCTTTTTGTTCTTTTGTACAAAAAAAAGTACAATAAGTGGTATTGTATTTGAGACAAAAATCAAGCCATCAGGCTGTAGTTTGCATGAGCGGAATCGATCTTGTCAGCGATATCAGACCACTTTCGGAGTTCAGAGCCAATACGGCGGCACTCATTGCACAGGTCAGGAAAACCGGCCGTCCTCTCGTTCTGACCCAGCACGGTAAAAGCGCAGTAGTATTGCTCGATGTGCGCCATTACCAGTCGATGCTGTCGGCGTTCGAGCAGACGCAGGGATTTCAGACCAGCGGAGGTGCTTCGGCCATGAGTGGCGGCGAGCAGCCATGAGAAGCGATCGAGGTCTCATCGATACTTCATTGAAGTCTTTTTTTCTCGTGAATTGTCGTATGCTCTTTGTATAATGAATACTTAGTACCGTATGTATAGTCCCAGCCGTCACCGGCTGGAGTGACCGCCAACTGAAGAACGTTCAGCCATGTCAGCACATATCCTGGATTCCTTTGACCCGTGCAAACGGGACGCAGGCGGTGAAATGGGCAGGCCGTATAACCGTTTTCCCTCCAAGCTGCGAGTGCTTTTCGCACTGTTCGCTTTTTTCGTTTCCACGCTAACGCCGCTCACTGCCTCGGCCAGACGAGCACCGGCTCCGGAAGGCGAGGATGCCGTCTCGGCCTTTATCGTCAAGGAGACAGGCCGCCCTGAACTCCTCAGATCGAAAGAGATCGACAAACTCCTCTCTCCGGCCAGCCTGACCAAGATCATGACCTGCATGATCGCCATTGAGAGTGGCCGCATGGATGACGTGGTGTCGATTCCTCTCGAAGCGACGCAGGTCGAGCCGACCAGGGCTGGTTTCCTGCCGGGCGAGCAGATCAGACTGCGCGACCTGGTCAAGGCGGCCATGGTCAATTCGAGCAACGACGCTGCTTTTGCCATCGCCATCCATCTTGGCGGCAGCGTCGATGCATTTGTTTCGTCGATGAACGTGCGCGCCCGCGCCCTTGGCATGGGGCATACCGTGTTTACCAATCCTGCCGGCTATGACCGCGGACTCTATGCCGGGAACCGAACGACAGCAAGAGACCTGATGATGCTCACGGAACGCGCCATCAGGTATCCCGAATTCAATGCTATCGCAAAGCTTGACAGGGTGGTTTTCAGTGAGCTTTCAACAGGGAAGCGCTACAGCCTCAGAACCCACAACAAGCTCATGGATCGATATCCATATACCGTTGGTATCAAGACCGGCTATACCTCGATGGCTGGCCCATGCCTGATTGCAAGGGCGCTGAAAGATGGAAGGGATATGCTTGTCATCATGCTCAACGCACGGACGGATCGCTGGTCGCTGGCTTCCGCCATGTTCGACAGGGGTTTTGGATCCGAAACCGGCAGCATGGTTCAGGTTGGGGGATTTGCTGCTGCGGATGCTCCGCTCAGGCTTGCTGCTTCAGCTCCTGCGTTGCCTGCATCGATGGTGCTCGCCGAGCGAACCAAGGCTTTGGAGGCGCTGAGGCGAAAGGTTGAAAGCCACCGCGGTGAGTCCACCGTGGCCGAGATTCACGGAATGAGCATGGATGGCCGGTCAGAGGCGAAATCATCGGCCCGGATACAAAGCCAGGAACAGCCGAAACCCGCCGTGGCTGCGAAATCTCGCATCAAGTCGCGTCGTTCAGGCAAGGAGGCTCTCAAGGCTGGCAAGAAAGGCTCGACCCGCAATCAACTGTTGGCCAAAGCGCAGCAGCGCAAACTCAAGAGCAAGCTCGCTTTGAAATCGGCAAAGAAGAAAGGCTCTGCCAAAGTTGCGCTCAGGTCACGCAACAAGGAGCGTCAAGCGATCAGGACAGCCCGTAAGGGAGCCGCCAAACGTTCGACTGCCGCTGTAAAATCGGAGAAAAGTCGCAACGGGAAGGAGAAACTTTCCCTGTCGAAGAAATCTGACCGCTCTCCAAACGGGTGAAGGGAGTAGCTGTTGAGAAGCGTGTTCACCCATACCTTTGAGGTGCCCGACTCGTCGATCGACGGGTACGGACATGTAAGCAATATCGAATATCTTCGCTGGATGCAGGAGGTCGCCACGGCACACACCGCATCCGAAGGGTGGACGCTCGACCGTTATCTTCAAAGCCACGCCATCTGGGTCGTGCGCCGCCATGCCATCGATTACCTCGCGCCTGCCTATGCCGGTGAACGCCTCGACCTGCACACCTGGATCGAATGGGTCAGGGACTGCCAGTCGGTTCGCCGCTATCTGCTTACCAAAGCAGGCGCGCATCGCGCGCTCGCCAGAGCCGAGACGCTCTGGGTGTGCGTCGATCCCGAGACGGGACGCCCGAAGCGGGTTCCGGAAGATTTCATTCAGGCCTTCGACCAGGTTCCCGGCGGCGAGGCCGAAGTGCTCCGAATCGTCGGTAAAGTGTTCCAGTCAGCAAGCTGATCCCATTTCTCGTCGCAATTCATTTCAATTTCAAAACGTATCGTTTCATGGTCAAGCATATCGTGATGTGGTGTCTCAAGGAAGAGGCGCATGGCAACAGTGCCGACGTCAACGCACGCCTCATCAAGGAGAAGCTCGAAGCGCTAAACGGCAGGATTCCCGGCGTGCTGTCGATCGAGGTGGGACTCGACTTCAGCCGTACCGACAGCTCTGCGGAGGTGGTGCTCTGTTCTGAGTTCACCGACAAGGCCGCCCTCGAAGCCTACCAGCGCCATCCGGAACACGAAGCCCTCAAACCCTTCATCGGCGAAGCGACAAGCGAAAGGCGACTGGTGGATTACGAATGCTGAATTATGAGGTATGAATAGGAGAGAGGGCAACAAATTGTCAGGAAGAGTCGTGCGTATCTCTTTCAACCTATAGGGCGTCTCTAAAAAGTCAAATGTGCTATAAGCTATTATAAAAAAGCAATATAGTGCATCGACATCAGACCAATATTCCGTATTTTATGGCAGAACCTCATCGCTCATTTCCTCTGCCATGAAGAACATCAATCCTCTGGGTTTTTTCGACGAGCATTTTCTCTTGGAACGCCTGACCAAGCTGAAAGATCCGCTGGTCATGCTTGAAACACATATCGACTGGGCTCTCTTTCAGCCTGTCCTTGAGATCGCGTTCTCCAAGCCGGCCAACAAAAGCAAGATGGGACGTCCCCCGTTTGATCGCACCATGATGTTCAAGATTCTCATTCTGCAAAGCCTCTACAGCCTTTCGGACGACCAGATGGAGTACCAGATTACCGATCGTTTGAGTTTCAAGCGCTTTCTCGGGCTGAAATCGAGTGACAAGGTTCCCGATGCCAAAACCATCTGGCATTTCCGTGAAACCCTGATCCGGGAAGGGCTCATCGAGGCACTGTTTGCACGCTTCAATCAAGCCCTTGACGACCAGTGCATCTTTGCAAACACGGGTCAGATTGTTGATGCCAGTTTCGTTGAAGTACCCCGTCAGCGCAACAGTCGTGATGAAAACCAGCAGATCAAGCAGGGCCAGACCCCTGAGGCTTGGAAAGCTAATCCCAACAAGCTTCGTCAAAAAGACCGTGACGCCCGTTGGGCCAAGAAAAACAAGATGAACTTCTACGGCTACAAGAACCATATCAAGGTTGATAAAGGAACCAAGCTTATCAGCGACTACACGGTAACCGATGCGTCAGTCCATGACTCCCAGGAACTCGAGACGCTTCTCGATCAAACTGATGCTGGACAGCCGCTGTACGCTGACGCAGCCTCTATCGGCCAGGAAGCAAGCATCGAACAGTGCGGCATGACCAATAACGTCCATGAGAAAGCCAACAAACACCATAAGCTTACCGAGACCCAGAAAGCCTCAAATCAAGAAAAAACTCGTCATCGTGCCCGAGTGGAGCATATCTTCGGTTTTCTGACCAATTCGATGAAAGCCATGTACATCAGAACCATCGGCTACGTTAGGGCAACGGCAAAGATTGGCTTGGCCAATCTGACCTACAACATGATGCGTTGTGTGCAGCTCAACAAAAAGGTTTACAACGTGTTTCTCTGGGGATAAGTGCGCCCAGTATGACCAAATCCTGGGTTTGTAGACTCAAATCTGTCAAAGAACGTTCATTGGTGCCCGCTAGCCTGGCATGTACCAACTTTGCTGGCAAGAGAATATTTCAAATCCCTTTTTTTCGAGGTGCCCTATAGGACTTATAAGAGGAATACCAGTAAAGAATTGGTTCTATCTTGCCAGCAATAAAAAAAGAGGCCGGTTGAAAGGCCTCTTTTTTATCTGGGAAACAGGGAGTCTGAATCAGCCCTGAACGATGCACTCTGCCGGGCAGACTGCGACGCATGCCGGAGCATCGGCAAAGCCTACGCACTCGGTGCAGCCAGCTGCATCGATGACATAGATCTCGCTGCCAGCGGAGATTGCGTTGGTCGGGCATTCGGGTTCGCAAGCACCGCAGTAGGTGCATTCTTCAGTGATATACAGTGCCATATTGACAACGTGCTTTGGTAGTTATAAGAAAAAAAGAACAATTTCGATCAATTCTGACAATATAAGCTTTTTTCAGACCCGAAAACAAATAAGTGGCAATTATTTGAAGAATGGAGCACAGGCAGAAAGGCATTTCAGATCAGGCCCGCCGGTCAGAAGGGGGTTTGTGCCTGACCGGCGGACTCTGACAGGGGGCGACTACACCTTGAAAATGCAGTCAACCGGACAGACGGCCACACAGGCGGGTTCGTCGTGATAGCCGACACAATCCACGCATACCTCTTCATCGATAACGTACATGGAGTCGCCAGGGGAGATTGCGCTGACCGGGCATTCGGGTTCACAGGCTGCGCAGCAGGTGCATTCATCGGTAATACGGTGTGCCATGGTATCTCGGGTTTTAATGTATGGAAAAACTTCGCGTAATGAATCAGAGTCAGTGTTCCTGTTTGTTCTTCGTGAAAAAGAACGATCATCTTGGAGGCGCGACTCTACCTATCAACAAACCTGAGCGCCAAGATCAAAGTTCCTCTGCTTTCGGAGCGCCGTGCTGGCGACCTTCTTCGTGTTGTTCGTAGGCGTTGATGATGTCTTTGACGAGTCGATGGCGCACCACATCCGATTTGTCGAGAAAAACGAAGCTGATACCCTTGATACCCTTGAGTATTTTTTGCGCGTTCATCAGTCCCGACTCCATCTCCTTCGGCAGATCGACCTGGGTAACGTCGCCCGTGATGATAGCCTTGGAGTTGACGCCGAGCCTGGTCAGGCACATCATCATCTGCTTGCTCGATGCGTTCTGGGCTTCGTCGAGGATGATGAAGGAGTTGTTCAGCGTGCGGCCGCGCATGTAGGCGAGCGGCACGATTTCGATGACACGGCGCTCGGTGAGGAACTTGAGCTTTTCGGCGGTGAGCATGTCCTGAAGCGCGTCGTAGAGTGGTCTCAAGTAGGGGTCGATCTTCTGGGCGAGGTCGCCGGGCAGGAAGCCGAGGCTTTCGCCCGCCTCGACCGCCGGGCGGGCAAGCACGATGCGCTTGATGGTCTTCGCCTTCCACGCAGCCACCGCGATGGCGACCGCCGTGTAGGTCTTGCCGGTGCCCGCCGGGCCGATGGCGAAGACGATGTCGTTGGTTCGCGCTTCGGCGACCATCCGCCGCTGGCCGTCGGTTTTGGCTTTGACGACGTAGTCCTTCGTTTCGACGATTACGTCTTTATCACCTGCCTGGGTGATCGAAGGACGGGAGACCGGTGAGAGTGCCAGGCTGACGAGGGCGTTGACGTCGTTTTCGAGCACTTCACCGTGCTGGTCGGCCAGGAAGATCATCTCCCTGAAAATCTTTTCGATGGCGGTCAGATCGGGTTCGTCGCCGCCGATCGTGATTTTCGCGCCGCGTGCGTTGATTCGAATGTCGGGGAAGGCTTCACGGACTTTTTTCAGATAGCTGTCGTAAGGCCCGAAAATGATGACGGGTTCGATCCCTTCGAATTCGATCGTTTTTTCAGTCAAAGGTTTTCCTTATTTGATATTACAGTCAGAGCGCCGAGGTATCCAGATGCGGGGCCGTTTTGCCCAGGTAGTTCTGCACGTAATCCCTCACCCCCTCTTCGAGCGGAGTCATTCTCCCGGTGTAGCCTGCCTGCCTGAGATGGTCACACTCTGCACAGGTATAATACTGGTATTTGTCCCGAATCGTTTCGGGCATATCGATAAACTCTATACTGACAGGCCGCTCCATCGCGTCGAAGGTCGCCGTCACCAGCTCCCTGAAGCTGCGCGCCTGGCCGGTGCCGATGTTGAAGAGGCCCGTTGCCGACGGAGTTTCGATCAGCCACTGCATGATTTTCGTGCAATCCTTCACATAGACGAAGTCGCGCATCTGCTCGCCATTGGCGTAATCCGGATTGTGCGACCGGAAGAGCCGCACCGAGCCGTTGTCGCCAATCTGGTTGAACGCCTTGAAGACGACGCTGGTCATCTCCTCCTTGTGGTATTCGTTCGGGCCGTAGACGTTGAAGAACTTGAGTCCCGCCGCTTTGTCGAGGAGGCCATCGCGCAACATCCAGCAGTCGAAAAGGTGCTTCGAGTAGCCGTACATGTTCAGCGGCCTGAGCCGGTCGAGCGCCTCGATGCCGTCGCGGTACCCCTCGGAGCCGTCGCCGAAGGTGGCCGCGCTGGAGGCGTAGATGAAGCGCGTCTCCTTTCTGGCGCACCACATGGCGAGCATCTTGGAGTATTCGTAGTTGTTGCGCAGAAGGAGGTTGGCGTCCTGTTCGGTGGTGGAGCTGATGGCCCCCATGTGGATCACGGCATCGATCTGCGGAAGCCGGTCATGTTCGAGCAACGCGGGCAGATCGTCCTTGTGGATGAAGTCTGCGTAGCGGAGGCCCCGGAGATTGAGCCATTTCCCCTCGGAGGCTTTGCCGAGGTCGTCGACGACGAGCACCTCATCGGCGCCGTTGCGGTTGAGTTCCCAGAGCATGGCGCTGCCGATGAACCCCGCGCCGCCGGTAATGATGATCATGAAAAAAAGGTCAAATGGTTGACAGGCCAAAAAATATACCTCCGCGTCGCGGGAAAAGCAAAAGGCCAGTCCCTCCCAAGACTGGCCCTTTACCGAAGAGTATGTGTCGTTCTGTCAGGCGGACGCTCTCATGAGATTGTCGTGCGCGAAGAACTTGCGGCCCCAGAAGAGCCAGAGCCTGACTGTTTCGACAGGCTTGCCGATGATATCTGAAATCTGCGCGTGCCTCATGCCGGTCAGCTCTGACAGGAGAACCGAAAGCTTGATATCGGCTGTCCATTGCCTCAGCGATTCGACCAGGCCGCCACTCTGCTCCGTGGTTTCGTGCATGTCGAGATCGGCGTTCTGTCCGTACGTATCGAGATAACATTCGCGGAAGGTCTTGAGCACTTCGGTTTCAGGCGCTTTCAGATCGGCGTTAAGGCATGTGGTGCTCACCAGTTCGCTCGATGCCTTCTCATTGCCTGTCATCCAGTAGGCAAGGCTGTATATGTCATCGATCAGGTCCATAGGTGTTTTCTTGATCTCTATCATGATAGCTCCTTGTTGTTTTGGATAAAGAGGATAATTTTTGTCCTGTTTTAATGTAGTGAAAAAAAATTCCCTGTCCAGTTTTTTTTTACGAAAAATGCAAAAAATCGTTTCTTGGATGGTGTCGAGGTCAGTGTTATACTGGCAACCATTCATATGACGTCGAAAACCGGTAAATCAAGCATCATGAAAAGAGATTTCAGGGCCATGCTCAATCCTGCCCTGGAGCAGATCGAGACCTACAGAGTCGAGGGTGGCCAGGAGGCCGAGGTCAAGCTGAACCAGAACGAGAACCCCTTCGATCTGCCCGGATGGCTCAAGGAGAAGATTCTCGACCAGTTCCGCCAGGAGCCCTGGAACCGCTACCCGGACATTCTGCCCTATCGCGGCATGACGGCGTATGCGTCGTTTCTCGGCGTGTCGCCGGAGTCGGTGATCATGAGCAACGGCTCGAACGAGATGCTCTACACCATCTTCATGGCGTGCCTCGGCGCTGGCCGCAAGGTGCTCATTCCCGAACCCTCGTTCTCGCTCTACGACAAGCTCGCCCGTCTTCAGCAGGCCGAGGTGGTCGAGGTGCTGACGCATCATGACCTTTCGTTCGACGTCGAGGCGATCATCGAGGCCGCTCAGCGCGAAACGGTCGATTTCATCGTGCTCTCCACGCCGAACAATCCGACCAGCAAGTCGCTGTCGCACGACGAAATCGAGCGCATCGTCGATGCTGCCGACGCCATCGTGTTGGTGGATGAAGCCTATATCGAGTTTTCGCGTGAGCGTTCGGCGCTCGACCTGATCGACCGCCATCCTAATCTGATCGTTCTGCGCACCATGTCCAAGGCGCTGGCTCTCGCCGGTATGCGCATCGGCTTCGCGATTGCCAATCCCGTGCTTCTGGCTGAAATCTCCAAGCCGAAGATTCCCTTCGCATCGGGCAGGCTGGCCGAAATCACGCTTCTCGAAGTGCTCGAAAACTACTCGCTCGTGACTGACGCCGTGAAATATATTCTCGCCGAGCGGCAGCGCATCGAGACCGAGCTGGCCGGAATTCCTGGCGTCCATACCTTCGAGAGCGACACCAACTTCCTCATCATCCGCGTTCCGAACGCCAACGAGGTGTTCAGAAAACTCAAAGATGCCGGAGTGCTGGTGCGCAATGTCTCCGGCTATCCGCTCATGGAAAACTGCCTCCGCTTCAACGTCGGTCTCAAGGAGGAGAACGACCGCCTGCTGGAGCTGCTGAAAACTCTCTGATATGGCGGTTTTCAGGCAGTTGGCGGGCGACGAGATGGGTCGGCTCGCGCCCGACGCCTACACGAATTCGGTGCGTCATCCGGTGACACTCATGCTGCACAACATTCGCAGCATGTGGAACGTCGGCGCGATGTTCCGGACAGCCGACGCGGCGGGCATCGATGAAATTGTCATCACCGGCTACACGGCCACGCCGCCGCGCAAGGAGATCGAAAAGACCGCCCTCGGCGCGCAGGAGAGCGTGCCGTGGCGACATTTCGCCGATCCGGTCGAGGCGATCGCGGCGCTGAAAGAGGAGGGTAAGAAGATTTTCGGCCTCGAAATCGCCGAGAACAGCCGGGCCTACACCTCGCTGACACCATATGATTTTCCCCTCGCGCTGATCGTCGGTAACGAGGTCGAGGGGATCGGAGACGCACTGCTCGGCCACTGCGATGGCGTCATCGAAATTCCGCAGTATGGCGTGAAGCATTCGCTGAACGTGGCCGTGGCGGCGGGGGTGGCGCTTTTCGAATGCGTCAGGGCCTTCAGGGAAAACCGGTGAACTTTTACGACAGTAGCGGGTTTCTTCTCTCTAATTGTTGTATATTCAGGGCGGATTTTCGATCCGTCGATCATTTTACCGGTTCTGCCCTCATCACTGTTCCTTATCCGTTACCTTGCCATGCTCCATTACAAAACACATGTGATTGCCGAAGACGCCCCGTGGGTAGTGTTCGTGCATGGCGCGGGAGGAAGCTCGTCGATCTGGTTTCTCCAGATCAAAGAGTTCGTCAAGCACTTCAATGTCCTGCTGGTCGATCTCCGCGGACATGGCCGCTCCAAGCAGATCACCACGTCAAAAGAGGAGCGCCGTTACAATTTTGAAGTCGTTACCCGCGACGTCATCGAGGTGCTCGACGCTCTGCAAATCCAGCGCGCGCACTTCATTGGCATCTCGCTCGGCACCATTCTCATCAGGAATCTCAGCGAGCTGGCCCCGGAGCGGGTGCAGTCGATGATTATGGGGGGCGCGATCATCCGGCTTAACGTGCGGGCCAAGGTGCTGGTGGCTATCGGCAATTTCTTCAAGAGTTTAGTGCCTTACATGTGGCTCTACACTTTTTTCGCCTGGATCATCATGCCGAAAGCCCGGCACCGCAAGTCCCGCGTCATGTTCGTGAACGAAGCCAAAAAGGTGGCGCAGAAGGAGTTCATGCGCTGGTTCACTCTCACCTACGAACTCAATCCGCTCCTGAAGTATTTCGAAGAGAAAGATACCGGCATTCCGACGCTCTACCTCATGGGCGAAGAAGATTACATGTTCCTGCCAGCGGTTGAGTATATCGTTAGCCACCACACCAACTCCTACCTCCAGGTGATCAGCAATTCAGGCCACGTTTGCAACATCGACCAGCCTCACGAATTCAACTCCCGCGCTATCGACTTTCTTCGGAACATCTCCGCCAGGAGTCTGCCCCAAAACGTTGAGGCTGTGCCGCAGCTCGTCGCCATTTAACAGACCGTCCCGTTAAAACGGGTCATCGCGTGTTCGATGCCAAGCGAGGCGAAGTCGAGCACTGCGTCGGCGCAGACCGGAATCACCTTATCGACGCATTTCCGTTCCTCCGCGCTGAACTTCGACAGCACGAACGACGAGAGCGACACCGGCAGCGGCTCCACGCCAACGCCGACGCGCAGCCGCGCGAACTCCTCGCTGCCGAGGCTCTGGATGATGTGCTTCAGCCCGTTCTGCCCGCCCGCCGAACCTTTCGCCCGCATCCGCACGGTGCCCAGCGGAATGTTGACATCGTCGCAAATCACGAGCAACTCTTCCTTCTGGATTTTCCAGAAGTTCATCGCCGCCACCACGGCGTGGCCCGACAGATTCATGTAGGTCATCGGCTTGACGAGAATCAGCGGCCCGCCCGGCGCAGCGATTTTTGCGTAGCGGTAATTGCCCTTGCCCGACGAAAACGCCGAGTTTCCGGCGAGGTGGTCGATGACATCGAAGCCGATATTATGCCTCGTTGCCGCGTGACGAAGTTCGGGATTGCCAAGGCCGACGATAAGTTTCATGCGCGTGTCTGAAGTGTTCCGTGTGTTCAAAGTGCCGGAAAATACGAATTATGAATTAAAGAAACGCCCCTCCATCCCTCCTCTCTTGTCCACATAGTCCACCACGTCCACAACGTCCACACAGCACAAATACCCAGTCCCACGCCATCCACGCTTTGTGCTACCGTAAAAACCCGCTATCTTCCTGAAAGCGTGGCCTCGTAACTTTTTCCCCTCGTTGCATGGCTCAGGATCAAAAGGATTTTTTCATCAGCTACACCAGCGCTGACCGGCAATGGGCGGAGTGGATCGCCTGGCATCTCGAAAAAGCGGGATATTCTACGGTTATTCAGGCGTGGGATTTCCGTGCGGGCGGGAATTTCATTCTTGAGATGGATCGAGCCACAAAAGATACCGGTAGAACGATTGCCGTGCTCTCTGAACGGTATCAGCAGGCGCTCTACACGCAGCCCGAATGGGCTGCGACTTTTTTTCTGGATCCAACCGGTCAGCAGCGCCGCTTGATTCCTGTCAGGATTGAAGACGTAAAGCCAGAAGGGCTATTTGCTTCTTTGATTTACATCGATCTTGCCGGATTGCCGGAAGAGTCTGCGAAGAAAAAGCTGCTCGCCGATATTCAGGCAACAATGAGCAGTGAGCCGGCAAGGCTGCTAAGTGTCACAGGATTTTCGGTAAAAGCAGAAACGTCGTCATCTGCTGTAGAGAGTAGGCAAGATATAACAAATTCAGCTGTTGAGGTTTTTATATCGTATTCTCATAAAGATGAAAATCATAGGAATGAACTGGCTAAAC
This genomic window from Chlorobaculum limnaeum contains:
- a CDS encoding alpha/beta fold hydrolase, coding for MLHYKTHVIAEDAPWVVFVHGAGGSSSIWFLQIKEFVKHFNVLLVDLRGHGRSKQITTSKEERRYNFEVVTRDVIEVLDALQIQRAHFIGISLGTILIRNLSELAPERVQSMIMGGAIIRLNVRAKVLVAIGNFFKSLVPYMWLYTFFAWIIMPKARHRKSRVMFVNEAKKVAQKEFMRWFTLTYELNPLLKYFEEKDTGIPTLYLMGEEDYMFLPAVEYIVSHHTNSYLQVISNSGHVCNIDQPHEFNSRAIDFLRNISARSLPQNVEAVPQLVAI
- a CDS encoding toll/interleukin-1 receptor domain-containing protein, translating into MAQDQKDFFISYTSADRQWAEWIAWHLEKAGYSTVIQAWDFRAGGNFILEMDRATKDTGRTIAVLSERYQQALYTQPEWAATFFLDPTGQQRRLIPVRIEDVKPEGLFASLIYIDLAGLPEESAKKKLLADIQATMSSEPARLLSVTGFSVKAETSSSAVESRQDITNSAVEVFISYSHKDENHRNELAKHLNLLKRQNIIQTWYDREINAGNEWKIEIDKHLNSAQIILLLVSCDFLASDYCYDIEMTRALERHDNGEARVIPVILRPVDWKGAPFSNLKALPKDAKPVSSWGDIDDAYMDISMEIRRVAEERRSVYSMKERQEKIKRYIKGHRFLKTHVIN
- the pth gene encoding aminoacyl-tRNA hydrolase, which codes for MKLIVGLGNPELRHAATRHNIGFDVIDHLAGNSAFSSGKGNYRYAKIAAPGGPLILVKPMTYMNLSGHAVVAAMNFWKIQKEELLVICDDVNIPLGTVRMRAKGSAGGQNGLKHIIQSLGSEEFARLRVGVGVEPLPVSLSSFVLSKFSAEERKCVDKVIPVCADAVLDFASLGIEHAMTRFNGTVC
- the hisC gene encoding histidinol-phosphate transaminase; the encoded protein is MKRDFRAMLNPALEQIETYRVEGGQEAEVKLNQNENPFDLPGWLKEKILDQFRQEPWNRYPDILPYRGMTAYASFLGVSPESVIMSNGSNEMLYTIFMACLGAGRKVLIPEPSFSLYDKLARLQQAEVVEVLTHHDLSFDVEAIIEAAQRETVDFIVLSTPNNPTSKSLSHDEIERIVDAADAIVLVDEAYIEFSRERSALDLIDRHPNLIVLRTMSKALALAGMRIGFAIANPVLLAEISKPKIPFASGRLAEITLLEVLENYSLVTDAVKYILAERQRIETELAGIPGVHTFESDTNFLIIRVPNANEVFRKLKDAGVLVRNVSGYPLMENCLRFNVGLKEENDRLLELLKTL
- a CDS encoding RNA methyltransferase; its protein translation is MAVFRQLAGDEMGRLAPDAYTNSVRHPVTLMLHNIRSMWNVGAMFRTADAAGIDEIVITGYTATPPRKEIEKTALGAQESVPWRHFADPVEAIAALKEEGKKIFGLEIAENSRAYTSLTPYDFPLALIVGNEVEGIGDALLGHCDGVIEIPQYGVKHSLNVAVAAGVALFECVRAFRENR